The Candidatus Coatesbacteria bacterium genome contains a region encoding:
- a CDS encoding CBS domain-containing protein, with amino-acid sequence MPARPVSEFMTTEVITCYRSDKLRQVAAIFALRPVSGIPVVNAKGLLRGIITKMELLGYFLPEYLDLFRDIDFIQDFSTLQSCNLDVLESNLLLVEDVMDYEPVTIPPDTSVIKAAALMHKKQLEPLCVVDEEGKLLGVISTTDVCRAFFGQFSSEAKL; translated from the coding sequence ATGCCCGCCCGACCGGTCAGCGAGTTCATGACCACCGAGGTAATCACCTGCTACCGCAGCGATAAACTGCGCCAGGTGGCGGCGATCTTCGCCTTGCGGCCCGTCTCCGGCATCCCCGTGGTCAACGCCAAGGGGCTGCTGCGCGGCATTATCACCAAGATGGAGCTGCTGGGCTACTTCCTGCCCGAATACCTCGACCTGTTCCGCGATATCGACTTCATCCAGGACTTCTCCACCCTGCAGAGCTGCAACCTCGACGTGCTGGAATCCAACCTGCTGCTGGTCGAGGACGTGATGGATTACGAACCGGTGACCATCCCGCCCGACACCTCGGTGATCAAGGCCGCCGCCCTGATGCACAAAAAACAGCTCGAGCCCCTCTGCGTGGTCGACGAGGAAGGCAAACTCCTCGGCGTGATCTCGACCACCGACGTCTGCCGGGCCTTCTTCGGCCAGTTCTCCTCCGAGGCCAAGCTCTAA